From Vitis vinifera cultivar Pinot Noir 40024 chromosome 3, ASM3070453v1, the proteins below share one genomic window:
- the LOC100854677 gene encoding pentatricopeptide repeat-containing protein At4g33990 isoform X2: MISAYVHNGHFHEAIGCFYQLLLVSEIRPDFYTFPPVLKACGTLVDGRKIHCWAFKLGFQWNVFVAASLIHMYSRFGFTGIARSLFDDMPFRDMGSWNAMISGLIQNGNAAQALDVLDEMRLEGIKMNFVTVVSILPVCPQLGDISTAMLIHLYVIKHGLEFDLFVSNALINMYAKFGNLEDARKAFQQMFITDVVSWNSIIAAYEQNDDPVTAHGFFVKMQLNGFQPDLLTLVSLASIVAQSRDCKNSRSVHGFIMRRGWLMEDVVIGNAVVDMYAKLGLLDSAHKVFEIIPVKDVISWNTLITGYAQNGLASEAIEVYKMMEECKEIIPNQGTWVSILPAYAHVGALQQGMKIHGRVIKTNLHLDVFVATCLIDVYGKCGRLVDAMSLFYQVPQESSVTWNAIISCHGIHGHAEKTLKLFGEMLDEGVKPDHVTFVSLLSACSHSGFVEEGKWCFRLMQEYGIKPSLKHYGCMVDLLGRAGYLEMAYDFIKDMPLQPDASIWGALLGACRIHGNIELGKFASDRLFEVDSKNVGYYVLLSNIYANVGKWEGVDKVRSLARERGLKKTPGWSTIEVNRKVDVFYTGNQSHPKCKEIYEELRVLTAKMKSLGYIPDYSFVLQDVEEDEKEHILTSHSERLAIAFGIISTPPKSPIRIFKNLRVCGDCHNATKFISRITQREIVVRDSNRFHHFKDGICSCGDYW; the protein is encoded by the coding sequence ATGATATCTGCCTATGTTCATAATGGCCATTTCCATGAAGCCATAGGCTGTTTCTATCAGCTGTTATTGGTGTCCGAAATTCGACCTGATTTTTACACTTTTCCTCCAGTGTTGAAAGCTTGCGGAACTCTAGTTGATGGGAGGAAGATTCATTGCTGGGCTTTCAAACTGGGTTTCCAATGGAATGTATTTGTGGCTGCTTCCTTGATCCATATGTATTCTCGGTTTGGTTTTACAGGTATTGCCCGTAGCTTGTTTGATGATATGCCGTTTCGAGATATGGGTTCTTGGAATGCCATGATTTCTGGGCTCATTCAAAATGGAAATGCTGCACAGGCATTGGATGTCTTAGATGAAATGAGATTGGAGGGAATAAAGATGAATTTTGTTACAGTTGTCAGCATTCTTCCTGTCTGTCCACAATTGGGGGACATTTCAACTGCAATGCTAATCCATTTGTATGTCATAAAACATGGGTTAGAGTTTGACTTATTTGTGTCTAATGCCTTGATTAATATGTATGCTAAATTTGGTAACTTGGAGGATGCACGGAAAGCTTTTCAACAAATGTTTATAACAGATGTAGTGTCATGGAACTCAATAATTGCTGCCTATGAGCAGAATGATGATCCAGTCACTGCACATGGGTTCTTTGTCAAAATGCAACTTAATGGATTTCAGCCTGATTTATTAACACTAGTGAGTTTAGCTTCTATTGTTGCTCAGTCTAGGGATTGTAAAAATAGCAGATCTGTTCACGGATTCATCATGAGAAGGGGTTGGCTTATGGAAGATGTTGTCATTGGAAATGCAGTTGTGGACATGTATGCAAAATTGGGTCTTCTAGATTCTGCACATAAAGTTTTTGAGATAATCCCAGTTAAAGATGTGATTTCATGGAACACTTTGATAACAGGTTATGCTCAAAATGGTCTTGCAAGTGAGGCAATTGAAGTATATAAAATGATGGAAGAGTGCAAGGAGATCATACCTAATCAAGGGACTTGGGTTAGCATTCTGCCAGCTTATGCGCATGTTGGAGCCTTGCAACAAGGAATGAAAATTCATGGGCGGGTGATTAAGACCAATCTCCACTTGGATGTTTTTGTGGCTACCTGCCTCATTGATGTGTATGGAAAATGTGGAAGATTGGTTGATGCAATGTCCTTGTTCTATCAAGTGCCCCAAGAGAGTTCTGTCACTTGGAATGCCATAATATCCTGTCATGGAATTCATGGACATGCTGAGAAAACTCTAAAGCTATTTGGAGAAATGCTAGATGAGGGGGTTAAGCCTGATCATGTTACATTTGTCTCGTTATTGTCAGCTTGTAGCCATTCGGGTTTTGTTGAGGAGGGTAAATGGTGCTTTCGTCTGATGCAGGAGTATGGAATTAAGCCTAGTTTGAAGCACTATGGGTGCATGGTAGACTTGCTTGGTCGAGCTGGTTATCTAGAAATGGCATATGATTTTATAAAGGACATGCCTTTACAGCCTGATGCTTCCATCTGGGGTGCCCTTCTTGGCGCTTGTAGAATACATGGGAATATTGAGTTGGGTAAATTCGCTTCAGATCGCTtatttgaagttgattcaaaaAATGTTGGATATTATGTTCTGTTGTCAAATATTTATGCTAATGTTGGGAAATGGGAGGGAGTTGATAAAGTGAGATCACTGGCTAGAGAGAGGGGATTGAAGAAAACTCCCGGTTGGAGCACAATTGAAGTGAACCGCAAGGTTGATGTCTTTTATACTGGGAACCAATCCCATCCGAAATGCAAGGAGATATATGAGGAGTTGCGAGTTTTGACTGCCAAAATGAAGAGCCTTGGTTATATTCCAGACTATAGCTTTGTGTTGCAGGATGTCGAGGAGGACGAAAAAGAGCATATCCTCACTAGTCATAGCGAGAGATTAGCTATTGCATTTGGAATCATTAGCACCCCTCCTAAAAGTCCTATCCGGATCTTCAAGAACTTGAGGGTTTGTGGGGATTGCCACAATGCAACTAAATTCATCTCAAGGATTACCCAGAGGGAGATTGTAGTGAGGGATTCTAATCGCTTCCATCACTTCAAGGATGGAATATGTTCTTGTGGAGACTACTGGTGA
- the LOC100854677 gene encoding pentatricopeptide repeat-containing protein At4g33990 isoform X1: MFRLAPTLKSRYTSKFLPPRRRPIQLFSAARSSPQFSSYGLGNQNEEIDFNFLFDSSTKTPFAKCLHALLVVAGKVQSIFISTRLVNLYANLGDVSLSRCTFDQIPQKDVYAWNSMISAYVHNGHFHEAIGCFYQLLLVSEIRPDFYTFPPVLKACGTLVDGRKIHCWAFKLGFQWNVFVAASLIHMYSRFGFTGIARSLFDDMPFRDMGSWNAMISGLIQNGNAAQALDVLDEMRLEGIKMNFVTVVSILPVCPQLGDISTAMLIHLYVIKHGLEFDLFVSNALINMYAKFGNLEDARKAFQQMFITDVVSWNSIIAAYEQNDDPVTAHGFFVKMQLNGFQPDLLTLVSLASIVAQSRDCKNSRSVHGFIMRRGWLMEDVVIGNAVVDMYAKLGLLDSAHKVFEIIPVKDVISWNTLITGYAQNGLASEAIEVYKMMEECKEIIPNQGTWVSILPAYAHVGALQQGMKIHGRVIKTNLHLDVFVATCLIDVYGKCGRLVDAMSLFYQVPQESSVTWNAIISCHGIHGHAEKTLKLFGEMLDEGVKPDHVTFVSLLSACSHSGFVEEGKWCFRLMQEYGIKPSLKHYGCMVDLLGRAGYLEMAYDFIKDMPLQPDASIWGALLGACRIHGNIELGKFASDRLFEVDSKNVGYYVLLSNIYANVGKWEGVDKVRSLARERGLKKTPGWSTIEVNRKVDVFYTGNQSHPKCKEIYEELRVLTAKMKSLGYIPDYSFVLQDVEEDEKEHILTSHSERLAIAFGIISTPPKSPIRIFKNLRVCGDCHNATKFISRITQREIVVRDSNRFHHFKDGICSCGDYW; encoded by the coding sequence ATTGGCGCCAACCTTGAAAAGTAGGTACACTTCAAAATTTCTGCCACCACGTAGACGACCTATCCAATTATTTTCTGCAGCCAGAAGTTCTCCACAGTTCTCATCATATGGCCTTGGAAACCAGAATGAAGagattgatttcaattttttatttgactCCAGCACCAAAACCCCCTTTGCAAAGTGCCTTCATGCCCTTCTTGTGGTGGCGGGGAAAGTTCAAAGCATTTTTATCTCAACCCGACTTGTCAATCTTTACGCTAACCTTGGTGATGTATCCTTGTCTCGCTGCACCTTTGATCAGATCCCACAAAAGGATGTCTATGCCTGGAACTCAATGATATCTGCCTATGTTCATAATGGCCATTTCCATGAAGCCATAGGCTGTTTCTATCAGCTGTTATTGGTGTCCGAAATTCGACCTGATTTTTACACTTTTCCTCCAGTGTTGAAAGCTTGCGGAACTCTAGTTGATGGGAGGAAGATTCATTGCTGGGCTTTCAAACTGGGTTTCCAATGGAATGTATTTGTGGCTGCTTCCTTGATCCATATGTATTCTCGGTTTGGTTTTACAGGTATTGCCCGTAGCTTGTTTGATGATATGCCGTTTCGAGATATGGGTTCTTGGAATGCCATGATTTCTGGGCTCATTCAAAATGGAAATGCTGCACAGGCATTGGATGTCTTAGATGAAATGAGATTGGAGGGAATAAAGATGAATTTTGTTACAGTTGTCAGCATTCTTCCTGTCTGTCCACAATTGGGGGACATTTCAACTGCAATGCTAATCCATTTGTATGTCATAAAACATGGGTTAGAGTTTGACTTATTTGTGTCTAATGCCTTGATTAATATGTATGCTAAATTTGGTAACTTGGAGGATGCACGGAAAGCTTTTCAACAAATGTTTATAACAGATGTAGTGTCATGGAACTCAATAATTGCTGCCTATGAGCAGAATGATGATCCAGTCACTGCACATGGGTTCTTTGTCAAAATGCAACTTAATGGATTTCAGCCTGATTTATTAACACTAGTGAGTTTAGCTTCTATTGTTGCTCAGTCTAGGGATTGTAAAAATAGCAGATCTGTTCACGGATTCATCATGAGAAGGGGTTGGCTTATGGAAGATGTTGTCATTGGAAATGCAGTTGTGGACATGTATGCAAAATTGGGTCTTCTAGATTCTGCACATAAAGTTTTTGAGATAATCCCAGTTAAAGATGTGATTTCATGGAACACTTTGATAACAGGTTATGCTCAAAATGGTCTTGCAAGTGAGGCAATTGAAGTATATAAAATGATGGAAGAGTGCAAGGAGATCATACCTAATCAAGGGACTTGGGTTAGCATTCTGCCAGCTTATGCGCATGTTGGAGCCTTGCAACAAGGAATGAAAATTCATGGGCGGGTGATTAAGACCAATCTCCACTTGGATGTTTTTGTGGCTACCTGCCTCATTGATGTGTATGGAAAATGTGGAAGATTGGTTGATGCAATGTCCTTGTTCTATCAAGTGCCCCAAGAGAGTTCTGTCACTTGGAATGCCATAATATCCTGTCATGGAATTCATGGACATGCTGAGAAAACTCTAAAGCTATTTGGAGAAATGCTAGATGAGGGGGTTAAGCCTGATCATGTTACATTTGTCTCGTTATTGTCAGCTTGTAGCCATTCGGGTTTTGTTGAGGAGGGTAAATGGTGCTTTCGTCTGATGCAGGAGTATGGAATTAAGCCTAGTTTGAAGCACTATGGGTGCATGGTAGACTTGCTTGGTCGAGCTGGTTATCTAGAAATGGCATATGATTTTATAAAGGACATGCCTTTACAGCCTGATGCTTCCATCTGGGGTGCCCTTCTTGGCGCTTGTAGAATACATGGGAATATTGAGTTGGGTAAATTCGCTTCAGATCGCTtatttgaagttgattcaaaaAATGTTGGATATTATGTTCTGTTGTCAAATATTTATGCTAATGTTGGGAAATGGGAGGGAGTTGATAAAGTGAGATCACTGGCTAGAGAGAGGGGATTGAAGAAAACTCCCGGTTGGAGCACAATTGAAGTGAACCGCAAGGTTGATGTCTTTTATACTGGGAACCAATCCCATCCGAAATGCAAGGAGATATATGAGGAGTTGCGAGTTTTGACTGCCAAAATGAAGAGCCTTGGTTATATTCCAGACTATAGCTTTGTGTTGCAGGATGTCGAGGAGGACGAAAAAGAGCATATCCTCACTAGTCATAGCGAGAGATTAGCTATTGCATTTGGAATCATTAGCACCCCTCCTAAAAGTCCTATCCGGATCTTCAAGAACTTGAGGGTTTGTGGGGATTGCCACAATGCAACTAAATTCATCTCAAGGATTACCCAGAGGGAGATTGTAGTGAGGGATTCTAATCGCTTCCATCACTTCAAGGATGGAATATGTTCTTGTGGAGACTACTGGTGA